The following coding sequences lie in one Pontibacter sp. G13 genomic window:
- a CDS encoding DUF4345 domain-containing protein has product MNNSKALKTYLIISGLLLSFIGGATLLMPVEMKASAGIDIASNISVINDVRAASAMILGVAILSLVGAFNPKLTFSATLSTILLFLSLGAGRVISILIDGMPVEGLLGATGLELVLGALGAVFFKVFQPSHK; this is encoded by the coding sequence ATGAACAATTCAAAAGCACTCAAAACCTACCTGATCATTTCCGGCCTGTTGCTCTCCTTCATCGGCGGGGCGACCTTGTTGATGCCCGTCGAAATGAAAGCCAGCGCGGGCATTGACATTGCTTCCAACATAAGCGTGATCAATGACGTGCGCGCCGCCAGCGCCATGATTCTCGGGGTGGCCATCCTGTCCCTCGTAGGCGCCTTCAACCCAAAACTGACCTTTTCAGCGACCTTATCGACCATCCTGCTCTTCCTCTCCCTAGGAGCCGGAAGGGTGATCAGTATCCTGATCGATGGGATGCCTGTCGAAGGCTTGCTTGGAGCGACAGGGCTGGAACTCGTTCTCGGAGCGCTCGGCGCCGTCTTTTTCAAGGTATTTCAACCCTCCCACAAATAA
- a CDS encoding SDR family NAD(P)-dependent oxidoreductase, which produces MNKIIMITGANAGIGKETARQLALNPATEKIYLACRNKTKAIAAQQELEEATGRKIFEIIIMDVSDTDSVRRAVREVTTPVDALVMNAGGTGGKNPEKLTKDGVTTITASNLLGHVVLVDELIAADKLKQVALFASSEAARGIKKMGMKRPDLKASSVHEFETVFDGSFFGEAFDPMQVYGVVKYGGALWMSAMARKYPHIRFITMSPGGTRGTQGFDDLPFIQRIMFKYIGMPIFMPLMGLSHSLEKGAKRFVDGISNPQLESGKFYASKEGVLVGPVVDQATIFPDLANQSYQDHAYEAIHRFA; this is translated from the coding sequence ATGAACAAGATCATCATGATTACTGGTGCCAATGCAGGCATCGGTAAAGAGACCGCCCGCCAATTGGCATTGAATCCCGCAACCGAAAAGATCTATCTGGCTTGCCGCAACAAGACCAAGGCCATCGCAGCCCAGCAGGAATTGGAGGAGGCTACGGGTAGGAAGATCTTTGAGATCATCATCATGGATGTATCGGATACGGATTCTGTCCGCCGGGCCGTCCGTGAAGTGACCACTCCTGTCGATGCGCTCGTCATGAATGCAGGGGGTACGGGTGGGAAAAACCCCGAGAAACTCACCAAGGATGGCGTGACGACCATCACGGCTTCCAATTTGCTGGGCCATGTGGTCCTGGTGGACGAGCTGATCGCAGCTGACAAACTCAAGCAGGTTGCCTTGTTTGCGAGTTCTGAGGCAGCGCGCGGCATCAAGAAAATGGGCATGAAACGTCCAGATCTCAAGGCATCTTCTGTCCATGAATTTGAGACCGTTTTTGATGGTTCGTTCTTTGGGGAGGCATTCGATCCGATGCAGGTCTATGGCGTGGTGAAGTATGGCGGCGCGCTCTGGATGTCTGCCATGGCTCGGAAATATCCTCATATCCGATTCATTACGATGAGTCCGGGTGGCACGCGGGGAACCCAAGGTTTCGATGACCTGCCTTTCATCCAACGGATCATGTTCAAGTATATCGGGATGCCGATCTTCATGCCTTTGATGGGCTTGTCGCACAGTTTGGAGAAAGGAGCCAAACGATTCGTGGATGGCATCAGCAACCCTCAGCTGGAAAGCGGAAAATTTTATGCCAGCAAAGAAGGGGTGTTGGTAGGTCCTGTGGTAGATCAGGCGACTATTTTTCCAGATCTTGCCAACCAAAGCTATCAGGACCATGCGTATGAAGCGATCCATCGTTTTGCCTAA
- a CDS encoding AraC family transcriptional regulator → MEFKEQVIKYKGRVVFIRLSMPSFNRTLKHYVEDEACFMFVNQGEVGVRSPEDYLKLNRKTAMLAKCLNYFFEPTGDSDACKDGIESVGIFLYPSLVKDLFEFDLSLSSYRVDYNVKQVQVDLLLDHFRSSIDILLDHPELVDDQIIKTKLKEFVLLMTKSQEAPSQLDFLAALFHPHETEFKSVIQQNLFANLSLEELAALTHLSLSSFKRKFKEVFDESPKKYLNRKKVERAAELLRSNNDRISDIAYDVGFDSLATFNRNFAAEFGKSPTEFRVS, encoded by the coding sequence ATGGAGTTCAAAGAGCAGGTCATCAAATACAAAGGGCGCGTGGTGTTCATCCGTCTGTCCATGCCATCCTTCAATCGCACGCTTAAGCATTATGTGGAGGACGAAGCCTGCTTTATGTTTGTCAATCAAGGCGAGGTAGGCGTTCGTTCGCCAGAAGACTATCTCAAGCTGAATCGGAAGACCGCGATGTTGGCCAAGTGCCTGAACTATTTTTTCGAGCCTACGGGAGATTCTGATGCCTGCAAAGACGGCATCGAATCCGTCGGAATCTTCCTCTATCCTTCCTTGGTCAAGGACCTCTTCGAATTCGACCTTTCGCTGTCGAGCTATCGGGTGGACTACAATGTCAAGCAAGTACAGGTAGATCTGCTGTTGGACCATTTCCGTTCGAGCATCGACATTTTGCTGGACCATCCCGAGTTGGTGGATGACCAGATCATCAAGACCAAGCTCAAGGAGTTTGTGCTGCTAATGACCAAATCACAGGAAGCCCCTTCACAGTTGGATTTTCTGGCAGCTTTGTTTCATCCACATGAGACCGAATTCAAATCCGTCATTCAGCAGAATCTATTTGCCAATCTATCCTTGGAGGAATTAGCGGCATTGACACATTTGAGCCTTTCCTCCTTCAAGCGAAAATTCAAGGAAGTATTTGACGAAAGTCCCAAGAAGTATCTCAACCGCAAAAAGGTCGAGCGTGCAGCCGAATTGCTGCGCTCGAACAATGATCGGATCTCGGACATAGCCTATGATGTGGGATTCGACTCTTTGGCGACTTTCAACCGAAATTTTGCGGCGGAATTCGGAAAATCCCCGACGGAATTCCGCGTGAGCTAA
- a CDS encoding SDR family NAD(P)-dependent oxidoreductase translates to MDLTLKTLHLEDVLANHGQDMTGKIVAVTGTTSGTGYVCARELARKGATVILLNRQSQRATESAQNLQQEVPNGVFDAITCDLQDFASVQTAIDTIKSKYDKLDVLVNNAGVMALKDQATKDGYDVQIQTNVLSHFLLTKGLFPLLMASGQGRVVNHSSMARLGDPLDMKYFGKNGGNLGGDGTPEENLSFKGPRWQRYHQTKLANCAFTYGLKEKLEAAGIDQVIPLLAHPGLALTQLQFTTTEDGGMQTSEELMSRGQSAEDGATGIIRAAMDPEAQSGDFFGPENWKGYPDRLPPEDLLFDEANIRVNWEGCEAAVGTFSFSGARGA, encoded by the coding sequence ATGGATCTTACGCTTAAAACCCTGCACCTCGAGGATGTCCTCGCCAATCATGGGCAAGACATGACCGGCAAAATCGTCGCGGTTACAGGTACCACCAGCGGAACGGGCTATGTCTGTGCCCGTGAACTTGCCAGGAAGGGCGCTACGGTCATATTGCTGAACCGCCAGAGTCAGCGTGCTACCGAATCCGCCCAAAACCTACAGCAAGAAGTCCCCAATGGGGTTTTCGATGCGATCACTTGTGACCTCCAAGATTTCGCGAGTGTCCAAACCGCCATCGATACGATCAAATCCAAGTATGACAAGCTCGATGTGCTGGTCAACAACGCGGGCGTAATGGCGCTCAAGGACCAAGCCACAAAAGATGGATATGACGTCCAGATCCAAACCAACGTCCTGTCGCATTTTCTCCTGACCAAGGGGTTGTTCCCATTGCTCATGGCTAGCGGGCAAGGTCGCGTGGTCAATCACTCATCTATGGCGCGGTTGGGTGACCCGTTGGACATGAAATATTTTGGCAAAAACGGCGGAAATCTCGGTGGCGATGGAACGCCTGAAGAGAACCTGTCCTTCAAGGGGCCACGTTGGCAACGCTATCACCAGACCAAGCTCGCCAATTGTGCATTCACCTATGGCTTGAAGGAAAAGTTGGAGGCTGCGGGCATTGATCAAGTCATCCCCTTGCTGGCGCATCCGGGCTTGGCGCTGACTCAGCTCCAGTTTACCACGACAGAAGATGGAGGCATGCAGACCTCTGAGGAACTCATGAGCCGTGGACAATCCGCTGAAGACGGAGCAACGGGAATTATCCGTGCGGCGATGGACCCAGAGGCCCAGTCGGGTGATTTCTTTGGCCCCGAAAATTGGAAAGGATATCCGGATCGTTTGCCTCCTGAGGACCTGTTGTTCGACGAGGCCAATATCCGCGTCAATTGGGAAGGATGCGAGGCGGCCGTTGGGACCTTTAGTTTCAGCGGAGCGCGCGGTGCATAA